From the Eschrichtius robustus isolate mEscRob2 chromosome 3, mEscRob2.pri, whole genome shotgun sequence genome, the window CAAATCTTGAAAGTGAGCACTTATATGAAGGGCAGGGTTTGATTTCTTTTCtcgttttattttttcctgctagCTGCTGTGATTGGAACTAGGCTGCATGCTGCTGTAGCAATCGCCTGCGTTGTAATGGCCTTCTACGTCCTGTTTATAAAATGAATTCCAAAGCATCCATTTCATCAACTGCCAACCAAGGGGACGAAGGTGAAGAGCCTGTCAGGAACCTGGGCCCAGCGTAGGAGAGTTCAGCTAAAATCATCAAAGTCCCCAGGATGACACCACAGCATCTGCCCCTACGTTATGTGGGGAAAACTCCTCGTGGTTACAAACTTTATTTATGCTTCAGGGGACTACAGAAAGCCAGCTTCCTTTGACCTGTGTGTAAATCAGTCCTCAGCAGAGAGCCTATAATGTCCAGATAAATTACACCCCTCAGTGATACGATTACATACCTCCTGCTGAAAAATCTGTCACCTATTTTGTTCTTCAGCCCCTCATCAGGAACTTTTCACACTGAGGCTCATTAGGGGAGGATATAAGCTGTATTCAGACTTCTTGGAAGGAGAGATAATTTTCaagacttgacttttttttttagtgtttgatTTGGATTTGGCAAATTGCaggcggctgggaggctggggtggggaggctgggTGGGAAATAGTTAAACAATGCCAAGGAATATTTTGGCTTTGGAAATTTATCTTTCATATACCCGTCTGGGCACATAAGAGAGAGGCATGATCCTCATTGCAAAAAGAGAACAGACGAAATAGCTGTGCTGTGTGCTGGTAGCCAGAGAGTTTTGCCAAGAGAATCTGGGCCTAAGTAAGATTTGGAAATTGTCTGTGATGAGACCAGAAAGGAGTAACTTAGACAAGAAACAATGTTCTATTCACCAGTATTCCCAAAAGGAAACTTCACCCCCTCAAATGGTATATTGAAACTGTTGCTATTTTCCTaaagctttttaaatattttctaaattactgAGTGCTAAATACTGTTACTCAGTTTTAAATGCCACCACTAGGGGAAAGAGAAACTATTGAAGAAATAATTTGCAGTTGGggtagaagaaataaataaatctagtATATTAATTCATATACTAGTAAAGTCATCTAGAATTTATTGTGATGTTAGATGGAAGTTCTGTCATATTAACCAAGATACAAACTTATTCTTTGTTTAACTCTGGGTTATTATGGCAATTTTCAGTCGATTACTTGTGTTTCTTGGcccacttttaattttcttcatattgTAGTATTCTTTAGCTGTCTCTTGGAAATTATAAGAACATGGGAAATTTGAATGAGAGAAGTTGATGGCATTCATAGGCATGTTTGGACAGCTCAGAGAATCCATGAAtaaaatgagagtgttttctaaaGTAAAGGAAAGCAGAGGTTTGCAATTGGGATTGATGGGCTTTTCCATGGAGTATGGGAACTCCTGAGCAAATCATTTTCGATGACTCTACATTTGAAGGGAAGACTTCTCCATTCCCTCCTCCTTTTATCTGCAAAAGGATCAACTGTTGCATTTATGAAGCCTAGAacttctctattaaaaaaaaaaaagagttggtctAAAATTAAATTATCGTAAAGAGCAAGCAGAGACATGGGTCTACCAGTGGAATTGTTCACTAAAGTAAAACTTGACTGTGGACAAGTTGGCTGTGGTTGACCCCAGTGTGGCAGTAAATTGTCTTTTGTCTTATTCCAAAAGAACAAAAGCTGCTAGGAAGTTTAGGTTCTGAAACATGCAGTTTAGTGCTTTGACGGTTCCTAGAAGTATAGAAAGTCATCAAGTAAACACTGCATGTCTAATCATCTCAGAGTTATGGCTGTTATCTCTTCAGGAATTGGTCCACAGGGTAAATTTCAATGattcatatatttttcattgtcatttctgagGATCTTTCACACAAGAGAAAGGAAAGCTAGTGGAACAGAAAGAAGAGTTACACCTTGTGGGTGTGAGTTTGGAACCTGTTGGCCAACGGGAATGTCACTCTCTGGAAATACAGGTTCAGCATGTTTTGCACTTGTTATTTTGTAGCTTTAATGACTTTTGTTTCCTAATAGGGCTAATATCTCTAAGCTTGGTGTTTAGAGCTTCTTCATACTTTAAACTAGTCCCATTTCACAGTTCAGATCAATTTTTACAGCCTCCTGGGTGGGTCATCTTGACCTAAACTCTTGAACTGTTATATTTTGAGATGTTTTCATACCAGAATGTACCAAAAAGTACACAGAGTGAAGGTAATTTACAGCAAGAAGCAAATACACAGCTTATTTCATTTCTTGACTTTAGATAAGCAGAAACTTGTTTAATTCATTACTTTGGTTGATGTGTCATATATTTTTGACTGAAAATTGTAGGAAGTTGTTCCTCTAAGGGAGTCTTTTAGGGGTGGAAGAAGGGGGATAGCAGTGTTGCCTCAGATTCAAACTGGCATCACCATAAACCCTGTATGCCAGGGTGGAATGAAGTCAGCTTTTTATAGTTGAAATAAGACTTTTTATTCACCATTGTCTGCACAAATccttgaaaataaagtttctttccCTACTGTTTTTGTCCATTTTGTCACATGCATGCTGAATTATTGAACTTTGTTCAATACTCCCCTGGGTTCTGCCCATAGTATACCTTTTTAGTTTACATTAGTGAATATCATCAATCCTGTTAACCCCTTGTGATGGTCACTGAATGTATGATATATGTATGATATAGTTCAGAATCTATGAGGGTATAGCTTTCTCCTTTGAGGGaactaattttatatatatatatatataagcatatatataaatacattttgagGTGTATTAAACAATGTAGATAACATTCCCCAATAATTTTACCTACTACTGCTATTAAAAGTATCAACTGCCATTACAAGCCATAAACTTCTTCAGTGAAATGAGGTTATCGGGTTACCCAGCCACATACCTAGAAAATCCTTGGGCTTCTGGTGCATACAGTGGACACTTTTCCCCAATTTGTTTATTCCAAGTACATGGTGGGACTGGCACAAGTACAAATGATAACTTCACAAAATTCTAATTTGTCTTCCCCCCTCACATATGTATTtcttgaaaaaggagaaagaaggaactgAGACATTCAAATTGTGCTTTGTGATGTGAAAGGAGCTAATTCTAACTTACAtaattgttcctttttttctttttttcttacactCATTCTTGAAAGATTTATTTTAGCAGATATGAAAGTAAATGAAGATTCAGCAATATGACTGCCACAGCAAGTTCTGGGTAGCAAGAGGGCTCTGTGGGGACAGGGATACGTCTTCCAACCTTTACTTATTATACTACTACCTAGAGTATATTAGGTAGTATATTAGTAGTATATATAGTTACTATATTCTAACTACCTAGTCCTTGGACTTAAGTAATCTAttctcacctttccctttggtaaaatGATGTTTGCCTTCTCCCATGGGAGAAGGAGCTCCTAGGGAAGCTGATGTTGGTAATGACCAGAATTTGCCTTCTCCCTGGGAAAGAAATCATTCACCTAGAGGTCTCCTGAGATTAAATCATCTTACATCCAGAACTTGGATCAAAGATCAAAGAAAAACTACAGATATGGATATAAATGTGTAGCTGCACAGAGATCCAAGGACAATCACGATTCAGTATTGTGGGAATTTGTCCCGCCTTTACCTGGGCCCTTGGTTCCCCTCCGAGCCACGTGGGGGCGGGAAAGTGCGCATTCGGCGAGGGCCTGTGCTCGGTTGTTCCTCCCAGAACCCTCCGGGGCGGAGGCGGGGCGGAGGGCTTTAAAGGAGCTTGCGCACTTCCGCCCTTTCACCGGAGGGAGAGCGGCGTGGGGTGAGGCTGGGTAGAACTGTGGCGAGGTGTGTGGAAGGCGCCTGCGGGCTGAGTGTGTGAGTGGACGCGTGAATGTGTGAGTGCGCGCGTGGTGCGTGCAAGGCGAGTGCGTGCGCCCGCCCCCGTGCCCCTCCCCCGGCCTACACCTTGATCTTATTTGATCGGGTTGTGACTCCAGCCCCGCCGGACCAACCCGAAATGAAAAGCTCCCCTCCTGCGAAGCCCCTTCTTCGGGGCGCTGTGCAGCGAGGCCCCTTGGGCGGTGGCAACGCTGCGGTCCCGGAGTCCCGGAGCTGGTCCTACGGGGCCCGGCGCTCAGAAGTGATGAATTGATCAGATAGACGAGGCTGGGCTTGTCCTGGGCCACTGATTATCGAGGCGATTCTGATCTGAGCCCGGGCCCAGGGCACGGCCGCCCGTGGCGTTGAGGCTAACGTGTCAACGGTCGGCTGCGGGCCCCGGGCGCTGGCGGACGGAGGTTGAATGAGCCGTCGCCCCGCCCGCGGGAGCGGGAGCTGAAAGGATATGGAGGCCTTGTTCCCCGCTGCAGTTTTGTTTTGTAGCCGCCTCCGTTTTTTTCTTTAGACCCGACTTGTCATGATGACTCTTTTGTATGGTATCAGCACTGGTGCCCCCGGTCTAAAGGCACTATACAGCGCCTGCCgcgaagggatatatgtatatatgcatgtctGTATACGTGTATATATCCGTAAGAGAACTTGGAGAGCTTATAAGAATTCAGATTCCAGGAACCCGTACCGGATTTACTGAATTAGAAttatcgggggggggggggggtctaggAATCTATATTATTTAAAGTCTCCATGCATGGATCGCAGTAATAAATTTTTTGATGTTCAGTATCAACCCACATGAGGTGATTATCCCAGAGAGTCACCCCCTCTGTCACTTTCAGCTGTTCTAAATAAAGAGAACTGAAACAATTTTGCCACTTGGCAGCAAACGCTATGAACAGATTGGAGTATCTCGGTGGAAGAGGGGCTGTAATAGTTTGCTGGTACTGACCCTGCACCTGAGTACCAGGAAGAAGCCCTTTCATATCTGATTTATTCAACAATGCATATGCTGTCCAATCTTAGAAATGGGAACTTTTAGTGTACAATATTCTAAAAGGTCTGCCATTTATTGCTCATTTTAACAGCAGGCTCCTGTGAGTGGCTTGAATTTTAGGAACCACATTACTGTATCAGTTTTTAGGTACCTTCAGACCCTAGGATCAGATTGTTGAACGCTGTTTCCAGGAATAGGGGGCTACATATCACAGCACAAATCAaggcaaagaaaagagaattgaCTCCCGggcaaggagacagcagggttAAGAGAATGAACAATGGCAAGGAGCCAGGGAGATGGAGCCCTCATGGAAAAGTAGAGCTCAGCAGATGACTAAATCCAGAAGGTCTGAAATCTGTTAAGCGTGACCTCAGCATAAGTGTTAATGTCACAAAGAGCTACTAAAATTAGTGTTTGTAAGCTCAAGAGAATGGACTATGTCCATTCTTGTTTTCCCAACACTTAGCTCAGTGCCTGACATAAAAGTTtgcaagaggggcttccctggtggcgcagtggttaagaatccgcctgccaatgcagggcacacaggttcgagccctggtccgggaagatcccacatgctgcggagcaactgtgcgccacaactactgagcctgtgctctagagctcgcgtgccacaactactgaagcccgcaggcctagagccagtgctccgtaacaagagaagccaccgcagtgagaagcctgcgcaccgcaacaaagagtagtccccgctcgctgcaactagagaaagccggcgcgcagcaacaaagacccaacgcagccaaaaaaaaaaaaaaaaaaaaaagtttgcaagaAATGTTGAATGGGTATGGTTTGAATGACTCCAGTTCACAAAACGTGAATACCTGTCTCCTGCCAAAAACAGTGCTGTTCTGTCCTAAATCCGTATCTTTTCAGCAAGATGACTTTCCGAGTTGCAAATATGCCCAACAGGACTAGTTTCTAGAAGttgagaaacttccatatttTAAGAGTAGTCATGTGGCAACTGGTAGTCCATGGGTAACAGATACTCCAGGCTTCATCTTACACAAATCTATTTAATGGAGGTGGGCGGCAGGATGTTCCAATATGATTAATTAgtccaggggcctgtcaacactTAGGTGGAGAAGAAGCCACCATCATTCTTTCGGGAATACCCTCCATTGGTGGCTGCAGTGTGAGGGGAtactgtggagaaaagagaagagggagTGGGCTGTGAATTTCAGATCCTTTGCCTTTTCTGGGAACTTGTCGCCCATACATTTATGGGGACAATGAAGAAGGTTctaacagctgaggaaactggcaTATAGAGGACTGATGGGAGGTAGCTATAGGTCTTTCACTCCCCGGTTTCTGCCCTTTGCTGAAAATTTTTGTCCCCTAGACCTAAGGCTGAGGTAGTGGCTCTGAAAAACTGAATTCATTTCCTAGCTCTACAGtcagcatgtcccctggtttTAGTCTGATATGTGCCAGACTCTCAGTTATCCCCGATGTTCCCTAATAGCCAATCACCTCAACTCCCTGATTCCTGTGACCATTTAGAAAAACTCTTGCACCACCCATCTGCCTCCCACCCCTCAGTCTTCTGACCCTTACCTATGGATCCCTGGATGCTGTGAATAGACTCCTTCTTAGGGTTGACCCAGTGTCTGATGTTAGCTCGGGAAGTGACAGGGGGTGGCTGGGGAGGggataaaaattctccagggaATTGGATCTTGATTCTAGAAGATGGTGTGGGGAAGAACATGGGAGAGTGAAATCAATCAGGAGAAGAAAGGTAAGGAGGGAAAGAGTTGCATGCAACCTTAAAAATAAAGCAGCCGAAGGCCCTTTTTACCCTCTGGAATTAACCAAAGATTTTGTTCTGCAGATGAGCACAATCTTGGAAGATCTctgttcattttagaaaataaaaaaacagaacttgtattacagaagtaaaaaatacagaaatctaTACAAACAAGAAcctattgatttttatttcccaggTGACACTTTACCTTACTTGATTGGCATTGTCCTTAGGGAGAGGCTCCGCCTCCACCACTTACCCATGGGTATCCTGAATGGTCTCCTGGTGTATCAGTGTCTCACTTTTGCTCTTGAACGTCCCTGTGTGGTGGTTGTACAAGGCTGCTAATCGGAAATCCAGATCATCCTTCGGTATCTACGGAGGAAGCCAACCCCGCCACCCCCAGGGTTAACTTGCCACATTTGCACCTGCTCTAGTCGGGTTCTGTTGGGATCTACTCTTCCCCCAAAGCAGAGTGAACCCCTTTTGGGCCTGAGATCCACCAACTCCCTACATACCAAATTACTATACATGATGACTTCTTAACTCTTGTCCATATAGAATTGTCTCATGGTTAGGTCTAAGGAGTGGGGAGCTCTCCTGGAGACATGAGAACCACTATATTGTCCTTGACTTGAGCTTAATGGGCCTTACCTTGTTCATGGTTATAATGAGAAGTCTGGTGAGAGAATGATTTGCTCCAGATAATCAACTGCAGCAAAACCCAAGCCTTCTGACTTCCCAGAGGAAGCTGATAGGTTTGTATTTGGTTTTAGATTTGGTAGGATCTTGGATTGGGGACAAGATAAAGATGCTAAGGTAGTCAGGGACAGACTACCTTTCAAAAGGGATATTAATTAGTTCTAAGTGGATATAAGGAGAAATAGCATTTCAATGCTAGGTACCTCaggatcaaaaaaataaacatcctGCCTCATGGACGTGATTGTGGGAGTTGAGCTGAGTCGACACCAGGGTTCCTGTTGCTGAGCAAGGTGAGTTGGGTTCTTATATGGCAGTTTCTGCAAAAGAGAAACCACACCCACTCCTCGTTACCAGAGGCCTTGCTGATGTGATAGCTTCAGTGACATCCATCCCCTTATCCCATCCCATTTTAATTGAATCGCAGACATCTAAAAGAGAAGAACGAAATGGGGCAAGACTCCCAGGCTTCTGATCCTCCTAAGTTTTTAATCTTAGAACTGACAGAAATGGGCCAGGAATACAGGGAAAGGGGTGAAGTGGGACAGGAAGTGAAGGGTGGGGAGCAGAGAGGCAAGATGAGCTCAGGTTTAGAAGTCCTGAGCTTGGAGAAGAGATAAGATATCCTAATGCAATTAACAGGTAGGAAATTGGAAGTGTGCAGTTGTTGGAGGAGAGCTCAGAACAAGTAGTAGCGATCTGGGGGTCACCCCCTGAAGTGGTGGTTGAAGCCTGCAAAAAGGCGTCTGACCAACAAGGAAGAGGTGGTTCATGAGGACTGCACAATATTATAATGGGGGTGGCGGTGGGAGCAGTCAGAGACAAGAGAATCAGGAGAGAGCCGTGTCTAGGCAGGTGAGAAAATTTCAGTAAGCAGGGAAGGGTCATTGTGTCTGCAGGAATGTCAAAAAGTTCACTGGATGTTCAGTCCTCTAATTAAAACCCCGCAAGTACGAATATGAAAAGCACACAGCTGATTTCTTCATTACATGTAAAATGCCATActgttcaccactgtatccccagtgcctagcacagtgacCTAACACATGGTGTTCTAAAATGAAATATTGATTGAATCAATGACTGAATTCCAGTGAGTACAACTACAACCTAGTAGAAATCTCATTCAACCTATCCGATGTAGgaaccctcctcctcccctgtaTATAACACAGTGCTGTGTGACTCAGCTCAATTAGGCATTAATTGAATGGTGTGAACCAGGCACTATACTGTCACcaagaaagatgaaaaaggaaatgggaaaactacaaatacaTATGATGCAAGCATAGGCAGCTCTCTTCCCATTCCTCGAAGCCTGCATAAGCCTCATCATCTCTATAAGCAGAAGGCCGAGACGGTCTTTCACTGAGAAAGTCAAGCCTGTCAAGCGTGAGTGCCATCTTCACATCCATTTTCCTTCCATCTCAGAGAAATGGAAGCCCCTTTTATTCAAGAATCACCCTTCCCTGAACCCAGCCCTTCCTGGTGCTTTAGGGCCCTGCACTATCCTGCCATCCCCTGTACCCAGCTTCTCCTCATTCCTTTGTCACTGTCTAGCTACCACTCCATGACCTTCCCTACTGAGCCAGCCTTCTTAAAGAGTCAACACTTGCCACATCCACTTCCTCCCCGTTCCCATTCCCTCTTCCGCCCGCTGCAGTCTGGCCTCTGCCTCAAGCACCCACTGAAACTACTCTTGCTGGTGACCACTGACCTTTGTGGCTAGGTCAGGTGGATCCTTTCTGGTCCTGATCTTACTGACCTCTGCGGTTTCTGCACCACGACTCTGATTCCACGAAATGTTCTCTCCATCCTATGTGGGTCCAGCTCCTCCTGGTTCTCCTCCTGCCTCTGGCTATTACTTCTCAGCTTCCTTCTCagctctgctttctctctctgtcccttaGTGGTATTCTCCAGGGGGTTTGTCTCTGCCTTTCTGACTCTCACACTCACTGGATGAGCTCATTCTCTCCTATACCTTCAACCACCAGATGAATACTGTGGCTTCCAGACATCTTCAACCCACAGCTCTCAACCATGTTGCCTACTCTTCATCTCTATGGAAATGTCCCACAGGCACCACGAAAGCAACAGCTATAAAACTGATCTCAACATCTTTCTCCCCAAACCTGCTTTGCCTGGATGCCTCATTCAGTAAATGGTATCAGGTAAGCCCTCAGAAACCTGGGAGCTCTCCTGGACTCATCCACTCTCTTGAGCCCATATCCAGTCAGCCACAAAGTCCCATCAGTCCTGCCCTTTGCATCTTACCGCCATCCCCTGCATCACTGCTGTACATCCGTTACTCCTCCTGGAGATCGCTGCACCAGCCTCGTAGCTGATGCTTCTTGTCGCACTAACATCCTGTCCAATCCACTGCCACTTGTGCTTTCTACATCACCCAT encodes:
- the CFAP276 gene encoding cilia- and flagella-associated protein 276 isoform X1, with the translated sequence MPLTRDPFQNPTLDNDDSYLGKLRASEKLPYKNPTHLAQQQEPWCRLSSTPTITSMRQDVYFFDPEIPKDDLDFRLAALYNHHTGTFKSKSETLIHQETIQDTHGIKIQFPGEFLSPPQPPPVTSRANIRHWVNPKKESIHSIQGSIVSPHTAATNGGYSRKNDGGFFST
- the CFAP276 gene encoding cilia- and flagella-associated protein 276 isoform X2 gives rise to the protein MPLTRDPFQNPTLDNDDSYLGKLRASEIPKDDLDFRLAALYNHHTGTFKSKSETLIHQETIQDTHGIKIQFPGEFLSPPQPPPVTSRANIRHWVNPKKESIHSIQGSIVSPHTAATNGGYSRKNDGGFFST